Genomic window (Streptomyces sp. LX-29):
GCGCGGGCGCGGCGCGTCCGACCCCACCCCGCGCCTGCCGGCCTGCCCGCCGTCCATGCGGCGGTTCCGTACGAGGACGAGGCGCGGGCAGTCCTGCTCGCCCACAAGGAGCGCGGGGCCCGCTGGCTGGCCCGACCGCTGGGGGCTGCCCTGGCCGGGGCCGTGCGAGCCGCGCAGCAGGCATCGCGGGGGGTGGGAGGGGTGGGGGGGGGGGGAGGCCCCCGCAAAGGCGTAGAGCCCCTCCTTCTCGTCCCCGTCCCCTCGGCCCCTCGTGCCGTGGCCGCCCGGGGGCATGATCCGGTGCGGCGGATCGCGCTGGCGGCGGCGGGGGTGCTGCGGCGGGAGGGGGTGGCCGCGCGGGTGGTGTCGGTGCTGCGGCAGCGGCGGCCGGTCACGGATCAGTCGGGGCTGGGGGCCGACCAGCGGCGGTGGAATCTGGCGGGGGCGCTGGGGGTGCCCCCGGGCGCCGGGCGGCTGCTCACGGCCGGCCGGGTGGTGTTGGTGGACGACCTGATGACGACGGGGGCCTCGCTGGCCGAGGCGGCGCGTGCGGTCACGGCGGCCGTCGCGGCGGCAGACGACGGGGCGGGGGCCGGGGCGGCCGGGACCGGGAAGGCGAGGGCCGGCGAAGCCGTGGCGGCGGCCGGCGACGGGGGGACCAGGGCCGCCGAAGCCCTGTCGGGGGCCGGGGTGGCGGCGGGGTCGGGCGGGGCCGAACGGGTGGTGCTGGGGGCCGCGGTGATCGCCGCACCAGCGGTTGCGTTCGAAATCAACCGGAACTGAAATGGAACGTAGATCGTTGCAGGTAGTGAAGGAGGCCCAGCAGCCGACCGGAGGTACGGGCCGGTAAGGGGTGCCGACTTCGGCTCAAGAGAGCTATGTTCGGTTGTGAGGAATGGCAGGCGCTATGCCTCT
Coding sequences:
- a CDS encoding ComF family protein, giving the protein MRGWWPEIVGLVLPTGCAGCGRPRTGLCERCRALLCEARARRVRPHPAPAGLPAVHAAVPYEDEARAVLLAHKERGARWLARPLGAALAGAVRAAQQASRGVGGVGGGGGPRKGVEPLLLVPVPSAPRAVAARGHDPVRRIALAAAGVLRREGVAARVVSVLRQRRPVTDQSGLGADQRRWNLAGALGVPPGAGRLLTAGRVVLVDDLMTTGASLAEAARAVTAAVAAADDGAGAGAAGTGKARAGEAVAAAGDGGTRAAEALSGAGVAAGSGGAERVVLGAAVIAAPAVAFEINRN